In one Brevibacillus composti genomic region, the following are encoded:
- a CDS encoding S8 family peptidase: MKILSFHRKHPFPAILSELQEKISRHMVKQPWNCYEDVGCLCVKQDAFDLYREDFLRYNPTVEENVTVRIHAADEIPWGVKYVGAERKWKKGMGKGVKIAVIDTGIARDHYELRDRVKGGVDLVGGKRNGHGTHVAGIIVAEMNQEGIVGVSPEAHLYDVRAFREDGTASLSHILRAIHWSIVNEMDMINMSFGMEGYSEALDRMIQRASRQGIVMVASAGNSGGEVEYPARYSGVIGVGAIDQEGKLADFSSRGKGMNVKAPGVGIKSTWPGNTFRTLNGTSMAAPHVTGLLALRLGRKKKIASRV, from the coding sequence TTGAAAATTTTGTCCTTTCACCGGAAACATCCCTTTCCGGCCATCTTATCGGAGCTGCAGGAGAAAATCTCCCGCCACATGGTCAAACAGCCCTGGAACTGTTACGAGGATGTCGGCTGCCTCTGCGTCAAACAGGATGCATTCGATCTCTACCGCGAAGATTTTCTGCGGTACAACCCCACCGTGGAAGAGAATGTGACCGTTCGCATCCACGCCGCCGACGAAATCCCCTGGGGTGTGAAGTACGTCGGGGCCGAACGGAAATGGAAAAAGGGGATGGGCAAGGGAGTAAAGATCGCGGTCATCGATACGGGAATCGCCCGCGACCACTATGAGCTGAGAGACCGGGTCAAAGGGGGAGTGGATCTGGTCGGAGGCAAGCGGAATGGCCATGGCACGCATGTGGCCGGAATTATCGTGGCTGAGATGAACCAAGAGGGCATCGTAGGGGTCTCGCCGGAGGCCCATCTCTATGATGTGCGCGCCTTTCGCGAGGATGGCACCGCGTCCTTGTCCCATATCCTCCGGGCCATCCACTGGTCGATCGTCAATGAGATGGATATGATCAACATGAGCTTTGGCATGGAGGGCTACAGTGAGGCATTGGACAGGATGATCCAGAGAGCCTCCCGGCAGGGGATCGTCATGGTGGCTTCGGCCGGCAACAGCGGCGGCGAGGTGGAGTACCCGGCCCGCTATTCCGGCGTCATCGGCGTCGGCGCGATCGATCAGGAGGGGAAGCTGGCCGATTTCAGCTCGCGCGGTAAAGGGATGAATGTAAAGGCGCCGGGTGTGGGTATCAAGTCGACCTGGCCGGGAAATACCTTTCGCACATTGAACGGCACTTCGATGGCGGCTCCCCATGTGACGGGGCTTTTGGCCCTGCGGCTGGGCAGGAAGAAGAAGATTGCAAGCAGAGTGTGA
- a CDS encoding stage VI sporulation protein F, with protein MAKTSDLLKKVNQKSKKKLSMSDIKSLAKGYKKKDFKDDKKLKELIKKVSKAVGFKLSDDQLASVRKQVKNRLPGL; from the coding sequence ATGGCAAAGACGAGCGACCTGTTAAAAAAAGTAAACCAGAAGAGCAAAAAGAAGCTGAGCATGAGCGATATCAAATCGCTGGCGAAAGGGTATAAAAAGAAGGACTTCAAAGACGACAAAAAACTGAAGGAACTGATCAAGAAAGTGAGCAAAGCAGTAGGGTTCAAGCTTTCCGATGATCAACTGGCCAGCGTGCGAAAGCAAGTGAAAAATCGCCTGCCGGGCCTGTAA
- a CDS encoding YjcZ family sporulation protein — MSVFKSGGFDDFSLILVLFVLLTIVGCSCDD; from the coding sequence ATGAGCGTGTTCAAAAGCGGCGGCTTTGACGATTTCTCTCTGATCCTGGTTCTCTTTGTATTGCTGACCATCGTGGGTTGTTCTTGCGACGACTAA
- a CDS encoding YczE/YyaS/YitT family protein, with amino-acid sequence MSVNWMGSPIVIRYAMFVLGLLVSAFGCVLMIKANLGVSPWDVFHIGLQKTFGLTIGLWTQIVGAIVILLSYVLAKIKPTFGMFLNMVCFGLFLDMFLWLNLIPSVEGMAQRIVMLLIGLLVISVGIGMYISPRLGAGPRDSFMLAMHERMGWSIQKVRLIIEISVLLAGAALGGPVSFGTVLVALLTGPLIQRTIPFWENVMQKPYGMTERLHRKAS; translated from the coding sequence GTGTCCGTTAACTGGATGGGTTCGCCCATCGTCATTCGCTATGCCATGTTTGTGCTGGGATTGCTGGTCAGCGCTTTTGGCTGTGTCCTGATGATCAAGGCGAATCTGGGCGTGTCGCCTTGGGATGTGTTTCATATCGGATTGCAGAAGACATTTGGCCTCACGATTGGTCTGTGGACGCAGATCGTCGGGGCGATCGTGATCCTGCTTTCCTACGTACTGGCGAAAATCAAACCCACATTTGGGATGTTTTTAAATATGGTCTGCTTTGGGCTTTTTTTGGATATGTTTCTCTGGCTGAATCTCATTCCCTCCGTGGAAGGCATGGCCCAGCGCATCGTCATGCTGCTGATCGGCCTCCTGGTCATCTCCGTCGGGATTGGCATGTACATTTCGCCGCGGCTGGGGGCGGGGCCCAGGGACAGCTTCATGCTGGCGATGCATGAGCGGATGGGCTGGAGCATTCAGAAGGTTCGGCTGATTATCGAAATCTCCGTACTCCTCGCGGGTGCGGCTCTCGGCGGGCCGGTTTCATTCGGGACGGTGCTGGTCGCGCTGCTGACAGGACCCTTGATCCAACGGACGATTCCCTTTTGGGAAAATGTGATGCAAAAGCCGTACGGAATGACGGAGCGGCTGCATCGAAAGGCGAGCTAG